TCAGGTGCAGAGCTCCCTTTGAGGACAGCAAGCCAACTTCGTTTACCATTAATCACCAAGATCTGAACTAGTGaataggatattaagtaaagatcatgttccatggaTATGATACTTTGTACATTTCCAAtcgtaaatatattaaaaatttatttaccattagaaatatgtgttcatttcatttggacaactttaaaggcgattttctcaatatttcaattttttgCAACCTCAGATTCcacattttcaaatagttgtattgTGGCCAAATATGTTCTAATCCATAAATCAATGGACAgcttatatttgaagagtttcgttgcaaaacaagataaccaccgttttgttaattgttcagaaatcacgttttttggttgtgcattccaaataatttcaatgcaactgcagttggtttgttttgatttaaaccttcataactttaaaaaatacagctaagtagcaccataaaacaaaataataacatgataacataataataaacatgttttgacaaaaatgtaaaaaaatggatttatctcgtcatttacattatatacagcactgtgcaaaagtcttaggccaccattagatttttttgtttttgcaattatatagtgatcatatataattgtttttcagtttctttattagaatacaaccagaaaatataGAAAAGTgttatgtagtattaaaaacagtataaaagtataagctgaagtgttaAGGTTTTAGGGTAAACACTTGAGCAACAGCGggcaactgcaggatctcttaaacctaaattaaattaaatcctaatttctaattctaatcaaatgacttcaggactttaGTCACTTCAAAAAAGCTGTGATGTGTTTatagaggtcacactaaatactgactgatgcctaaagaagacatttagttctgaaaattgttttgtttttaattatgtgtacatatttcctgtattttctgtttgtatcttaataaaaaaagtgaaaaataaatatggatggccattaaaactttgataaaacaaagttttatgctggtggtggcctaagacttttgcacagtactgtacttCAACCATGATGGGTCAGATTTTTAAACTTACTCCCGGGGTATTATTAAGTCTTCATACcattaataataaacatatttttcctTTTCTTCCTCTCACGAATAGGTACGAGTTTGTTACAGGAGGTTGTGTATCTGGTAAGCCAGGGTGTGGACCCGGATGAGATCGGGCTTATGAATATTGATGAGCAACTTCCTGTGTTGGAGTATCCACAGCCGGGTTTGGAGATTATCCAGGTAAACTCTTATGCACATACAATAACCAACACGACCGTCTGATCTTATATGACTGTTTAACAGCTGTTTAACTGATTGATTTCACAGGAACTCACATCTCCACGTCTGATTAAAAGCCACCTGCCCTACCGTTTCCTACCCACAGCAATGCACAATGGAGAAGGCAAGGTCAGTTGTATTACACACAGGGTTTCATACACATGGCACTTGCTGAAGCTgtattttcaaatgcattttaaaatgtataagttTAATCTTTATCACCAATCCAGTGTGcaaacttttatccaaagcaacttacagtgcattacattgtatatattttatcagtatgtgtacTTACTGGTAATTTAACACATGACCTATTGCACCGTTAATGCACTGCTCTACCAATATACAGGTCATGTATGCTCAGGGAACAGAACAGGAATAGGAATGTTAGTTTGACTAACATTTTGAAATCCAAAATCTTGTAATTTAATGATAATGATAATTTGATTTGAATCATTGctttaatattgatttttatctttgacATGTCTTACttggtcaatattaaagatatcaaagttatattttcacagaatgtttttttacattatgtaggatgatatTATATAGAAAACCGTACTTTGGCTGGGTTTTCACAATCTATGTATTGTCTACAGGTGATATATATGGCCAGGAACCCTAAAGATCTGGTGGTGTCCTATTATCAGTTTCATCGTTCTTTGAGAACCATGAGCTACAGGGGAACATTCCAGGAATTCTGCAGGAGATTTATGAATGACAAGCGTAAGACATACACACAGTCACACTGGCTTCATGAGTCGATAGTTTttctaaaaattaaaacaaaagtcTATATAACTGAGATTAAATAGATTAATCGTTCCCTCTCTCTATGACCTGTAGTGGGATATGGCTCTTGGTTCGAACATGTCCAGGAATTCTGGGAACATCGTAAAGAGTCTAACGTTCTCTTTCTGAAATATGAGGACATGTATAAGGTACTGTACATGTGACTTGCCTCACCAGCACACCTGTCTCTGACTGCTTTACACTCTATCACACCCTGCCCAAAATATTAAACTGTCATACAGTGTGCAGTCTGTGGATATCTCCTTTATGAAATGAATTTCCGGATCACCTATAATGTATGGATAAGAGAAGGGAGTCACTGTTAGTCAGTTTGCCTGAACAAATATGTTTCGCTGTATCTCTATAGGAGATTAAGAGAGTTCAGAGTTCAGTGGGAAAGCACAAACACTGATACCGCATGTGATAATAacatataatgtatataagcAAAACATATAGATAGGACACAGTGTTCCTGTTTTTATCAGTATTAGCCTTCATGCAGTTGATAAAATTGTGTAAGTGCGTggacttaaagagatagttcaccccaaaaatgaaggttctgtcataatttactcgaCTCAGGTTCTTATAAACTGTATAagtgtctttgttctgctgaacacaatgGAAGATATGCAATGTTTGTATCCAAACCATTTCCAAGCACcactgactttcatagtattggtttatcctacactgcaaaatcccgggagttaaatgaacactgctcagtgtttatataggtccactctccagagtgttaaaaaagtaacaccggagagagttaaaagcagcaatctgtgactttatcctctctatcaccatctctgtttgaaacctaaaattgcattttacaactaacttgtagagttattttctgAACTTAGGatgagatgttggctgtttcatttaaagtcaccattattgtgatcactggttgttttagttggagTAAACTCTTGACTATTAGTTCTTTCTAACTGCTATATCTTAGTGTGTTTGAAACACGTTGTTATAGCAAAGAAATGGTTATTGTGTGAGTGAATATTGATGGTTAAAACAaaatgtcaaacataatcatttaatgaacagatttattaatatagttttccccctcatcagaagcataattttctattaataataaattacgttcaaggtccagaactctcatagcagtttatcattctgaaggattttgataGTGTGCACAAAAACATTAACCGCTGAACAATTTAGATACAAAGACATCAAGAATCGGaatatgaatctcaacaatggtgacaaagaaaatggtaagtaaaagttcattatttattcacgccgcagtgcattctgggagttctggataagatttgtaatttgttaatacccagcatgcattgcagcatgaagtttttcattttattgtcaccatcattgtgattcatactctgattcttgatgtttaagTGTCTAGATTATTCTGCAGTTAATCTGtaagtgtcagtgtttaaaaatGGTTCAGAATGAAAAACTGCTGGCTCTCATACTACAGTATGAtattattgacagaaataaatgcTTCTGGTAAGAAATcactaaataaattattttttaagagtGCTATTTGAAAGTATATACTAACTACCATTGTAAACATAGAAATGCATTAGTGATTGCTCTTTGGCcacaacaaacatgttttaaacacatgtaATTATAACAGCCAAAGAAAACTGAAAAGCTAAGAATAAGACTCAACAGTCCaattaaaacaaccactgatcacaataatggtgactttaaatgaaacagccaacatctcatCCTAAGTTcagaaaataactctacaagtaagatgtaaaatgcaatttcagttttcaaacagagatggtgatagagagcataaagtcacagattgcagcttttaactctctccggtgttacttttttaacactctggggagtggacctatataaacactgagcagtgttaatttaactcccgggattttgcagtgtactatGGAGGTCAATGATGGCCCTGTTTTCATCAGAGCAAAGAAatgtatgcaggtttgtaacaacatgagggtgactgaatgatgaaagaattttcaattttgggtgaactatccctatgCGGCTCATATATAACTTAAACTAAAAccctatggggcggtttcccagacagggcttaagcctagtcccagactaacttAAATGTTGGAGTTGTCTTGAtcgaaaacaacttgctctgacatatcttaaaatatatcagtgcggGTGTTGTATCTCAAGATGCTGTAAAAAActctagccgtttctcaatgacAAGGAAGGAtactcggaagccagaattttgaGGATGCTACatcatcgacgtccgtcgaaggactgttccaatgtcgaggatcctcggagtccttcgttcgagaaatatcccatatacatgAAAGGATGCATTGTGTATCCTTCGCACTCTTCGctcgctgaaatcacccacaatcctatgcgcacatcgccgaaagcacacctttcaattaACGCAATGAcatgcacttgctagcctgttccatttacgtgttctgtgaatgcttaagaggagcctcgcctagcctctgaaagaagtgacttgtaaggaccattcctgccaaggaagtatccttgacattgagaaacagcaaTTGTCTGTGTCTCCCcgtcatgtcttttattttgaaatccgGTCATTGTTCGCCATGTTTGTAGTCtgttgtagttcttttgttcattggtacTTATGGTGATTGtttcccaggtgtgtcttgttatcTTGTTACCCATGTGTATATAATCCcagtagccgtttctcaataccaagtacgccaagttcggacttgtgtccttcctagttcggacttgcaagtt
The sequence above is a segment of the Misgurnus anguillicaudatus chromosome 1, ASM2758022v2, whole genome shotgun sequence genome. Coding sequences within it:
- the sult4a1 gene encoding sulfotransferase 4A1 isoform X2; the encoded protein is MAESEVDTPSTPIEYESKYFEYHGVRLPPFCRGKMDEIANFSLRSSDIWIVTYPKSGTSLLQEVVYLVSQGVDPDEIGLMNIDEQLPVLEYPQPGLEIIQELTSPRLIKSHLPYRFLPTAMHNGEGKVIYMARNPKDLVVSYYQFHRSLRTMSYRGTFQEFCRRFMNDKLGYGSWFEHVQEFWEHRKESNVLFLKYEDMYKDLGNLVEQLASFLGISFDKVQLETMVESCNQLIEQCCNSEALSICRGCSSTVPSCGEDVWCIYF
- the sult4a1 gene encoding sulfotransferase 4A1 isoform X1, translated to MAESEVDTPSTPIEYESKYFEYHGVRLPPFCRGKMDEIANFSLRSSDIWIVTYPKSGTSLLQEVVYLVSQGVDPDEIGLMNIDEQLPVLEYPQPGLEIIQELTSPRLIKSHLPYRFLPTAMHNGEGKVIYMARNPKDLVVSYYQFHRSLRTMSYRGTFQEFCRRFMNDKLGYGSWFEHVQEFWEHRKESNVLFLKYEDMYKDLGNLVEQLASFLGISFDKVQLETMVESCNQLIEQCCNSEALSICRGRVGLWKDIFTVSMNEKFDAVYRQKMAKSDLTFDFIL